A genomic region of Drosophila kikkawai strain 14028-0561.14 chromosome X, DkikHiC1v2, whole genome shotgun sequence contains the following coding sequences:
- the baz gene encoding partitioning defective 3 homolog isoform X4: MKVTVCFGDVRILVPCGSGDLLVSDLVKEATRRYIKAAGKPDSWVTVTHLQTQSGILDPDDCVRDVADDREQILAHFEDPGPDPGVAQGGGDGASGSSSVGTGSPDIFRDPTNTEAPTCPRDLSTPHIEVTSTTSGPMAGLGVGLMVRRSSDPNLLASLKAEGSNKRWSAAAPHYAGGGDSPERLLLDKAGGQLSPQWEEEDDPSQQLKEQLLHQQPQHAANVNGTAAGNHQPFARSGRLSMQFLGDGNGYKWMEAAEKLQTQQPAHQQAYQQSSSSSSGMLGAYSSKSLPRETKRKEPLGQAYESIREKDGEMLLIINEYGSPLGLTALPDKEHGGGLLVQHVEPGSRAERGRLRRDDRILEINGIKLIGLTESQVQEQLRRALESSELRVRVLRGDRGNRRQQRDSKVAEMVEVATVSPTRKPHAAPVGTSLQVANTRKLGRKIEILLKKGPNGLGFSVTTRDNPAGGHCPIYIKNILPRGAAIEDGRLKPGDRLLEVDGTPMTGKTQTDVVAILRGMPAGATVRIVVSRQQELAEPAAGGEQSTEKSTSSVPAQVNPAPVPVQKSSSARSLFTQHQQQQQQQQLLNESQHFIDAGSESAASNDSLPPSSNSWNSREELTLHIPVHDTEKAGLGVSVKGKTCSNLNASVSSATSGGSNGQQLMKHDGDLGIFVKNVIHGGAASRDGRLRMNDQLLSVNGVSLRGQNNAEAMETLRRAMVNTPGKHPGTITLLVGRKILRSASSSDILDHSHSHSHSNSSSGGSNSNSNGNSNNNNSSSNASDNSGATVIYLSPEKREQRCNGGGSGGGAGNEMNRWSNPVLDRLTGGICSSNSAQPSQQKLQQQQQPHHPSQQQAQSSHQQRRLPPAPLSNNAALRNESYYMATNDNWSPAQLHLLTGHGNTALLIEDDAEPMSPTLPARSHDGQHCNASSANSSQPMTTTAGNQGGPSAIVPGTPSSSSNFDATYSSQLSLETNSGVEHFSRDALGRRSISEKHHAALDARETGTYQRNKKLREERDRERRIQLTKSAVYGGSIESLTARIASANAQFNSGYKHAKTASSIEQRESQQQLAAAEAEARDQLGDLGPSLGMKKSSSLESLQTMVQELQMSDEPRGHHALRAPRGRGREDSLRAAVVSEPDANKPRKTWLLEEGDHEGGFASQRNGPFQSSLNDGKHGSKSSRAKKPSILRGIGHMFRFGKNRKDGVVPVDTYSVAISPPSSVVSSATSPQQQQQQHQHVPKMMQVPTAALAALERNGKPPAYQPPPPLPAPNGVIGASSQLNGGIHQNDIFNHRYQHYANYEDLQHQEQQQQQLHQISRRHQHYHSQRSARSQDISMHSTSSGSQPSSAQPQSQANGMRPMSSYYEYETVQQQRVGSIKHSHSSSAASSSSSPINVPHWKAAAMNGYSPASLNSSARSRGPFVTQVTIREQSGIPAHLLLQQQQQQQSQQQPTYQTVQKMSGQAQYGSTAGSQPHASKV; encoded by the exons CCCGATTCCTGGGTGACAGTGACACATCTGCAAACCCAGTCAGGCATCCTCGATCCGGATGACTGTGTGCGGGATGTGGCCGATGACCGGGAGCAGATACTCGCTCACTTTGAAGACCCTGGACCGGATCCGGGCGTTGCCCAGGGCGGCGGTGACGGAGCCTCTGGCAGCTCATCTGTGGGCACTGGTTCACCGGACATTTTCCGTGATCCCACCAACACCGAGGCGCCCACCTGTCCCCGTGACCTGTCCACACCGCACATCGAGGTGACAAGTACCACCTCTGGTCCAATGGCTGGCCTGGGCGTGGGCCTAATGGTACGTCGCAGCAGTGATCCCAACCTGCTGGCCTCCCTCAAGGCGGAGGGCAGCAACAAGCGTTGGTCGGCGGCGGCACCTCACTATGCCGGCGGCGGTGATTCACCCGAGCGCTTGCTGCTGGACAAGGCCGGTGGGCAGTTGTCGCCGCAGTGGGAGGAAGAGGACGATCCCAGTCAGCAGCTAAAGGAGCAGTTGCTAcaccagcagccgcagcatGCCGCGAATGTAAATGGGACAGCAGCGGGTAATCATCAGCCATTCGCCCGTTCCGGTCGCCTGTCCATGCAGTTTTTGGGCGATGGCAACGGCTACAAGTGGATGGAGGCGGCCGAGAAGCTGCAGACCCAACAGCCGGCCCACCAGCAGGCCTACCAGCAGTCGTCATCCTCGTCGTCGGGCATGCTCGGTGCTTACTCCAGCAAGTCCCTGCCCAGGGAGACTAAGAGGAAGGAGCCGCTGGGCCAGGCCTATGAGTCGATCAGGGAGAAGGATGGCGAGATGCTGCTGATCATCAACGAGTACGGTAGTCCGCTGGGACTCACTGCTCTGCCGGACAAGGAGCATGGCGGCGGTCTGCTGGTGCAGCATGTAGAGCCCGGGAGTCGTGCGGAACGAGGCCGGCTGCGTCGCGATGATCGCATTCTGGAGATCAATGGGATCAAACTGATTGGACTCACCGAATCTCAGGTGCAGGAGCAACTGCGACGCGCCCTGGAGAGCTCCGAGCTAAGGGTGAGGGTGCTCCGAGGCGACCGAGGCAATCGTCGCCAGCAGCGCGACTCCAAGGTGGCCGAAATGGTGGAGGTGGCCACGGTATCTCCAACCCGCAAGCCTCATGCCGCTCCCGTGGGCACCTCGCTGCAGGTGGCCAACACCCGTAAGCTGGGCCGCAAGATTGAGATTCTGCTCAAGAAGGGCCCCAATGGCCTGGGCTTCTCGGTGACAACGCGTGACAATCCCGCCGGTGGCCATTGTCCCATCTACATTAAGAACATACTGCCGCGTGGCGCTGCCATTGAGGATGGACGTCTTAAGCCCGGAGATCGCCTGCTGGAAGTGGATGGCACTCCCATGACGGGCAAGACCCAAACGGATGTGGTGGCTATTTTAAGGGGCATGCCAGCAGGTGCCACTGTGCGAATTGTGGTCTCTCGGCAGCAGGAGTTGGCCGAGCCAGCGGCGGGTGGTGAACAATCCACGGAGAAAAGTACCTCCTCTGTGCCGGCACAGGTTaatcctgctcctgttcctgtgCAGAAATCAAGCAGTGCCAGGTCCCTGTTTAcccagcaccaacagcagcagcagcagcagcagctgctcaaCGAATCTCAGCACTTTATCGATGCGGGCAGTGAGTCAGCAGCTTCCAAT GACAGCCTTCCGCCCAGCAGCAATAGCTGGAACTCCCGCGAGGAGCTGACCCTCCACATTCCCGTCCATGATACGGAAAAGGCCGGCCTGGGTGTCAGTGTCAAGGGCAAGACTTGCTCGAATTTGAATGCCTCCGTCTCGAGTGCCACCTCCGGCGGCAGCAATGGCCAGCAGCTGATGAAGCACGACGGCGACCTGGGCATATTCGTAAAAAATGTGATCCATGGCGGTGCTGCCTCTCGGGATGGACGCCTGCGTATGAACGATCAGCTGCTGAGCGTGAATGGAGTATCGCTGCGTGGCCAGAACAATGCCGAGGCCATGGAGACGCTGCGTCGGGCAATGGTGAATACGCCGGGCAAGCATCCGGGCACCATTACCCTGCTGGTGGGTCGCAAAATTCTGCGCTCGGCCAGCTCCAGTGACATACTAGatcacagtcacagtcacagccATAGTAATAGCAGTAGCGGTGGCAGTAATTCCAACTCCAATGGAAatagcaataacaataatagcaGCTCCAATGCCAGCGATAATTCAGGAGCCACGGTCATCTATTTGAGTCCGGAGAAGCGGGAGCAGCGCTGCAATGGCGGTGGAAGTGGAGGCGGGGCTGGCAATGAGATGAACAG ATGGAGCAATCCCGTTTTGGATCGTCTAACCGGTGGCATTTGCTCCTCCAACTCAGCTCAGCCATCCCAGCAgaagctccagcagcagcagcagccgcaccaTCCCTCGCAACAGCAGGCACAGTCTTCGCATCAGCAGCGTCGCCTGCCGCCGGCTCCCTTAAGCAACAATGCAGCGCTGCGGAACGAGAGCTACTACATGGCCACCAACGATAACTGGTCGCCGGCACAGCTGCATCTGCTCACGGGCCATGGCAATACGGCGCTGCTCATCGAGGACGATGCCGAGCCCATGTCACC AACCCTGCCGGCGCGTTCGCACGATGGACAGCACTGCAACGCGAGCAGCGCCAACTCATCGCAACCGATGACGACCACCGCCGGCAATCAAGGTGGACCGTCGGCCATTGTCCCGGGCACTCCTTCATCGTCCAGCAACTTTGATGCCACCTATTCGTCGCAGCTCAGCTTGGAGACCAACTCGGGGGTGGAGCACTTCTCGCGCGATGCCCTGGGACGCCGCAGCATCTCGGAGAAGCATCATGCAGCGCTGGATGCCCGGGAGACGGGCACGTATCAGCGGAACAAGAAGTTGCGCGAGGAGCGGGACCGCGAGCGTCGCATTCAGCTGACCAAGTCGGCTGTATACGGCGGCTCCATTGAGTCGCTAACGGCTCGTATTGCCAGTGCGAATGCCCAGTTTAATTCCGGCTATAAGCATGCCAAGACTGCGTCCAGCATTGAGCAAAGGGagtcgcagcagcagttgGCTGCTGCGGAGGCGGAGGCCCGCGATCAGCTGGGTGATTTGGGTCCATCACTTGGCATGAAGAAGTCCTCGTCGCTGGAGTCGCTGCAGACGATGGTGCAGGAGCTGCAGATGTCGGATGAGCCGCGGGGACATCATGCTCTGCGGGCACCGCGTGGTCGCGGGCGGGAGGATAGCCTGCGAGCGGCGGTGGTCAGTGAGCCAGATGCCAACA AGCCCCGCAAGACCTGGCTGCTGGAGGAGGGCGACCACGAAGGTGGCTTTGCCTCGCAGCGCAATGGACCCTTCCAGAGTTCCCTGAACGATGGCAAGCATGGCAGCAAATCGTCGCGGGCCAAGAAGCCGAGCATATTGCGCGGCATTGGGCACATGTTCCGCTTTGGCAAGAATCGCAAGGATGGCGTGGTGCCAGTGGATACCTATTCGGTGGCCATATCGCCGCCCAGTTCGGTGGTTTCATCAGCCACCtccccgcagcagcagcagcagcagcatcaacatgTGCCCAAAATGATGCAAGTACCCACTGCTGCTTTGGCCGCTCTGGAGCGTAATGGCAAGCCGCCGGCGTATCAGCCGCCGCCACCTCTACCAGCTCCCAATGGGGTGATCGGTGCTTCATCGCAGCTAAATGGTGGCATCCACCAGAACGACATCTTCAACCATCGCTATCAGCATTATGCCAACTACGAGGATCTGCAgcaccaggagcagcagcagcagcagcttcatcAGATAAG TCGCCGACATCAGCATTACCATTCGCAGCGCAGCGCCCGCTCCCAGGACATTAGCATGCATTCGACCAGCTCTGGCTCCCAGCCATCCTCCGCCCAGCCGCAGTCGCAGGCCAACGGCATGCGTCCCATGAGCAGCTACTACGAGTACGAGacagtgcagcagcagcgggtgGGTAGCATCAAGCACAGTCACAGCAGCAGTGCagcctcctcgtcctcgtcgccCATCAATGTGCCGCATTGGAAGGCGGCGGCCATGAATGGCTACTCGCCGGCTAGCTTGAATAGCAGCGCCCGCAGTCGGGGACCCTTTGTTACCCAGGTGACTATACGCGAGCAGAGCGGCATACCGGCGCACTTGcttctccagcagcagcagcagcagcagtcacaGCAGCAGCCCACCTACCAGACCGTGCAAAAGATGTCCGGACAGGCTCAGTACGGCAGCACCGCTGGCTCTCAGCCGCACGCCTCGAAGGTGTGA
- the baz gene encoding partitioning defective 3 homolog isoform X2: MKVTVCFGDVRILVPCGSGDLLVSDLVKEATRRYIKAAGKPDSWVTVTHLQTQSGILDPDDCVRDVADDREQILAHFEDPGPDPGVAQGGGDGASGSSSVGTGSPDIFRDPTNTEAPTCPRDLSTPHIEVTSTTSGPMAGLGVGLMVRRSSDPNLLASLKAEGSNKRWSAAAPHYAGGGDSPERLLLDKAGGQLSPQWEEEDDPSQQLKEQLLHQQPQHAANVNGTAAGNHQPFARSGRLSMQFLGDGNGYKWMEAAEKLQTQQPAHQQAYQQSSSSSSGMLGAYSSKSLPRETKRKEPLGQAYESIREKDGEMLLIINEYGSPLGLTALPDKEHGGGLLVQHVEPGSRAERGRLRRDDRILEINGIKLIGLTESQVQEQLRRALESSELRVRVLRGDRGNRRQQRDSKVAEMVEVATVSPTRKPHAAPVGTSLQVANTRKLGRKIEILLKKGPNGLGFSVTTRDNPAGGHCPIYIKNILPRGAAIEDGRLKPGDRLLEVDGTPMTGKTQTDVVAILRGMPAGATVRIVVSRQQELAEPAAGGEQSTEKSTSSVPAQVNPAPVPVQKSSSARSLFTQHQQQQQQQQLLNESQHFIDAGSESAASNDSLPPSSNSWNSREELTLHIPVHDTEKAGLGVSVKGKTCSNLNASVSSATSGGSNGQQLMKHDGDLGIFVKNVIHGGAASRDGRLRMNDQLLSVNGVSLRGQNNAEAMETLRRAMVNTPGKHPGTITLLVGRKILRSASSSDILDHSHSHSHSNSSSGGSNSNSNGNSNNNNSSSNASDNSGATVIYLSPEKREQRCNGGGSGGGAGNEMNRWSNPVLDRLTGGICSSNSAQPSQQKLQQQQQPHHPSQQQAQSSHQQRRLPPAPLSNNAALRNESYYMATNDNWSPAQLHLLTGHGNTALLIEDDAEPMSPTLPARSHDGQHCNASSANSSQPMTTTAGNQGGPSAIVPGTPSSSSNFDATYSSQLSLETNSGVEHFSRDALGRRSISEKHHAALDARETGTYQRNKKLREERDRERRIQLTKSAVYGGSIESLTARIASANAQFNSGYKHAKTASSIEQRESQQQLAAAEAEARDQLGDLGPSLGMKKSSSLESLQTMVQELQMSDEPRGHHALRAPRGRGREDSLRAAVVSEPDANKPRKTWLLEEGDHEGGFASQRNGPFQSSLNDGKHGSKSSRAKKPSILRGIGHMFRFGKNRKDGVVPVDTYSVAISPPSSVVSSATSPQQQQQQHQHVPKMMQVPTAALAALERNGKPPAYQPPPPLPAPNGVIGASSQLNGGIHQNDIFNHRYQHYANYEDLQHQEQQQQQLHQISRGDSITSISETLSESTLECMRQQVIRQRIKVEAESRRHQHYHSQRSARSQDISMHSTSSGSQPSSAQPQSQANGMRPMSSYYEYETVQQQRVGSIKHSHSSSAASSSSSPINVPHWKAAAMNGYSPASLNSSARSRGPFVTQVTIREQSGIPAHLLLQQQQQQQSQQQPTYQTVQKMSGQAQYGSTAGSQPHASKV, from the exons CCCGATTCCTGGGTGACAGTGACACATCTGCAAACCCAGTCAGGCATCCTCGATCCGGATGACTGTGTGCGGGATGTGGCCGATGACCGGGAGCAGATACTCGCTCACTTTGAAGACCCTGGACCGGATCCGGGCGTTGCCCAGGGCGGCGGTGACGGAGCCTCTGGCAGCTCATCTGTGGGCACTGGTTCACCGGACATTTTCCGTGATCCCACCAACACCGAGGCGCCCACCTGTCCCCGTGACCTGTCCACACCGCACATCGAGGTGACAAGTACCACCTCTGGTCCAATGGCTGGCCTGGGCGTGGGCCTAATGGTACGTCGCAGCAGTGATCCCAACCTGCTGGCCTCCCTCAAGGCGGAGGGCAGCAACAAGCGTTGGTCGGCGGCGGCACCTCACTATGCCGGCGGCGGTGATTCACCCGAGCGCTTGCTGCTGGACAAGGCCGGTGGGCAGTTGTCGCCGCAGTGGGAGGAAGAGGACGATCCCAGTCAGCAGCTAAAGGAGCAGTTGCTAcaccagcagccgcagcatGCCGCGAATGTAAATGGGACAGCAGCGGGTAATCATCAGCCATTCGCCCGTTCCGGTCGCCTGTCCATGCAGTTTTTGGGCGATGGCAACGGCTACAAGTGGATGGAGGCGGCCGAGAAGCTGCAGACCCAACAGCCGGCCCACCAGCAGGCCTACCAGCAGTCGTCATCCTCGTCGTCGGGCATGCTCGGTGCTTACTCCAGCAAGTCCCTGCCCAGGGAGACTAAGAGGAAGGAGCCGCTGGGCCAGGCCTATGAGTCGATCAGGGAGAAGGATGGCGAGATGCTGCTGATCATCAACGAGTACGGTAGTCCGCTGGGACTCACTGCTCTGCCGGACAAGGAGCATGGCGGCGGTCTGCTGGTGCAGCATGTAGAGCCCGGGAGTCGTGCGGAACGAGGCCGGCTGCGTCGCGATGATCGCATTCTGGAGATCAATGGGATCAAACTGATTGGACTCACCGAATCTCAGGTGCAGGAGCAACTGCGACGCGCCCTGGAGAGCTCCGAGCTAAGGGTGAGGGTGCTCCGAGGCGACCGAGGCAATCGTCGCCAGCAGCGCGACTCCAAGGTGGCCGAAATGGTGGAGGTGGCCACGGTATCTCCAACCCGCAAGCCTCATGCCGCTCCCGTGGGCACCTCGCTGCAGGTGGCCAACACCCGTAAGCTGGGCCGCAAGATTGAGATTCTGCTCAAGAAGGGCCCCAATGGCCTGGGCTTCTCGGTGACAACGCGTGACAATCCCGCCGGTGGCCATTGTCCCATCTACATTAAGAACATACTGCCGCGTGGCGCTGCCATTGAGGATGGACGTCTTAAGCCCGGAGATCGCCTGCTGGAAGTGGATGGCACTCCCATGACGGGCAAGACCCAAACGGATGTGGTGGCTATTTTAAGGGGCATGCCAGCAGGTGCCACTGTGCGAATTGTGGTCTCTCGGCAGCAGGAGTTGGCCGAGCCAGCGGCGGGTGGTGAACAATCCACGGAGAAAAGTACCTCCTCTGTGCCGGCACAGGTTaatcctgctcctgttcctgtgCAGAAATCAAGCAGTGCCAGGTCCCTGTTTAcccagcaccaacagcagcagcagcagcagcagctgctcaaCGAATCTCAGCACTTTATCGATGCGGGCAGTGAGTCAGCAGCTTCCAAT GACAGCCTTCCGCCCAGCAGCAATAGCTGGAACTCCCGCGAGGAGCTGACCCTCCACATTCCCGTCCATGATACGGAAAAGGCCGGCCTGGGTGTCAGTGTCAAGGGCAAGACTTGCTCGAATTTGAATGCCTCCGTCTCGAGTGCCACCTCCGGCGGCAGCAATGGCCAGCAGCTGATGAAGCACGACGGCGACCTGGGCATATTCGTAAAAAATGTGATCCATGGCGGTGCTGCCTCTCGGGATGGACGCCTGCGTATGAACGATCAGCTGCTGAGCGTGAATGGAGTATCGCTGCGTGGCCAGAACAATGCCGAGGCCATGGAGACGCTGCGTCGGGCAATGGTGAATACGCCGGGCAAGCATCCGGGCACCATTACCCTGCTGGTGGGTCGCAAAATTCTGCGCTCGGCCAGCTCCAGTGACATACTAGatcacagtcacagtcacagccATAGTAATAGCAGTAGCGGTGGCAGTAATTCCAACTCCAATGGAAatagcaataacaataatagcaGCTCCAATGCCAGCGATAATTCAGGAGCCACGGTCATCTATTTGAGTCCGGAGAAGCGGGAGCAGCGCTGCAATGGCGGTGGAAGTGGAGGCGGGGCTGGCAATGAGATGAACAG ATGGAGCAATCCCGTTTTGGATCGTCTAACCGGTGGCATTTGCTCCTCCAACTCAGCTCAGCCATCCCAGCAgaagctccagcagcagcagcagccgcaccaTCCCTCGCAACAGCAGGCACAGTCTTCGCATCAGCAGCGTCGCCTGCCGCCGGCTCCCTTAAGCAACAATGCAGCGCTGCGGAACGAGAGCTACTACATGGCCACCAACGATAACTGGTCGCCGGCACAGCTGCATCTGCTCACGGGCCATGGCAATACGGCGCTGCTCATCGAGGACGATGCCGAGCCCATGTCACC AACCCTGCCGGCGCGTTCGCACGATGGACAGCACTGCAACGCGAGCAGCGCCAACTCATCGCAACCGATGACGACCACCGCCGGCAATCAAGGTGGACCGTCGGCCATTGTCCCGGGCACTCCTTCATCGTCCAGCAACTTTGATGCCACCTATTCGTCGCAGCTCAGCTTGGAGACCAACTCGGGGGTGGAGCACTTCTCGCGCGATGCCCTGGGACGCCGCAGCATCTCGGAGAAGCATCATGCAGCGCTGGATGCCCGGGAGACGGGCACGTATCAGCGGAACAAGAAGTTGCGCGAGGAGCGGGACCGCGAGCGTCGCATTCAGCTGACCAAGTCGGCTGTATACGGCGGCTCCATTGAGTCGCTAACGGCTCGTATTGCCAGTGCGAATGCCCAGTTTAATTCCGGCTATAAGCATGCCAAGACTGCGTCCAGCATTGAGCAAAGGGagtcgcagcagcagttgGCTGCTGCGGAGGCGGAGGCCCGCGATCAGCTGGGTGATTTGGGTCCATCACTTGGCATGAAGAAGTCCTCGTCGCTGGAGTCGCTGCAGACGATGGTGCAGGAGCTGCAGATGTCGGATGAGCCGCGGGGACATCATGCTCTGCGGGCACCGCGTGGTCGCGGGCGGGAGGATAGCCTGCGAGCGGCGGTGGTCAGTGAGCCAGATGCCAACA AGCCCCGCAAGACCTGGCTGCTGGAGGAGGGCGACCACGAAGGTGGCTTTGCCTCGCAGCGCAATGGACCCTTCCAGAGTTCCCTGAACGATGGCAAGCATGGCAGCAAATCGTCGCGGGCCAAGAAGCCGAGCATATTGCGCGGCATTGGGCACATGTTCCGCTTTGGCAAGAATCGCAAGGATGGCGTGGTGCCAGTGGATACCTATTCGGTGGCCATATCGCCGCCCAGTTCGGTGGTTTCATCAGCCACCtccccgcagcagcagcagcagcagcatcaacatgTGCCCAAAATGATGCAAGTACCCACTGCTGCTTTGGCCGCTCTGGAGCGTAATGGCAAGCCGCCGGCGTATCAGCCGCCGCCACCTCTACCAGCTCCCAATGGGGTGATCGGTGCTTCATCGCAGCTAAATGGTGGCATCCACCAGAACGACATCTTCAACCATCGCTATCAGCATTATGCCAACTACGAGGATCTGCAgcaccaggagcagcagcagcagcagcttcatcAGATAAG TCGAGGCGATTCCATCACATCCATTTCGGAAACGCTTTCGGAGTCAACGCTCGAATGCATGCGACAGCAGGTGATCCGGCAGCGCATCAAGGTGGAGGCAGAAAG TCGCCGACATCAGCATTACCATTCGCAGCGCAGCGCCCGCTCCCAGGACATTAGCATGCATTCGACCAGCTCTGGCTCCCAGCCATCCTCCGCCCAGCCGCAGTCGCAGGCCAACGGCATGCGTCCCATGAGCAGCTACTACGAGTACGAGacagtgcagcagcagcgggtgGGTAGCATCAAGCACAGTCACAGCAGCAGTGCagcctcctcgtcctcgtcgccCATCAATGTGCCGCATTGGAAGGCGGCGGCCATGAATGGCTACTCGCCGGCTAGCTTGAATAGCAGCGCCCGCAGTCGGGGACCCTTTGTTACCCAGGTGACTATACGCGAGCAGAGCGGCATACCGGCGCACTTGcttctccagcagcagcagcagcagcagtcacaGCAGCAGCCCACCTACCAGACCGTGCAAAAGATGTCCGGACAGGCTCAGTACGGCAGCACCGCTGGCTCTCAGCCGCACGCCTCGAAGGTGTGA